GTATTCTACCGGATGGTTTCAGCATATGCAAATACAATacaatgaagaagaaattgaCAACTGATTCTACTGAATTTGGCGTCAGTTTTTGTACAATGACACTGGGCAGGAGATTTTCGAATAATTTACTGGTTAATTCTGGATAATCAAGCTGGAGAAACATAAGAAGACAAAGAATAACAGAGAACAAAATTGCTAAAGGAAGTTAAAGAActaagaaatgaaaatttcaacgACCGGATTTTTTATGTCCATTTGAAGCTCCAACCTTCAGGAAAACTTGAAGTGGAGGCATCTTTCTGTCTTCACTAAAGTCCGCCCATGGAAGAGACACGGCCAAAAGAGCACTCGAAACAAAGAATAGATATCATTACTGCTTTCTTCGTCTTCCCTAAAACTCTGCAGAGCCAGAAAAATTTACGAACGGGACTACCGAAAGTTAGTTTCACATCCGTAGCGCCTCTAGTTAAACTGATATTGGTGCGAAAAGCTGCAGTGAGTCGCTTACTTGCTCTGAACAGTTTACTACGATTCCTCGTCTGAACTTGATGTATCTATTCGCCTATCAGTGATTGCTGGGAACAGCAGCTGTCGCGGATCCGAGGAAAGAGTTTTCCGTGGATCGGGAGTCACTGCTGTATCTTCGCTCCTAGAGGTCCTACTCGGCTTTCGTGGTGCATTTTTGACTTCTTTACACactttatctaaaattataaggaAATCTCGGACAATGATAAATAATCTCAGACCCTCATCCTTCGCAGAATTTCCATGGAAGTAATCTGCTGTGCTCTTCACCATTGCCATTATCCGCTTCTCTTCTTCGAGCGACCACCTGACATCAACCTCCACATTTTGCACAAAGCTCCTTAATGTTTGGTGAAATCCATTTTCCTCAGGTACATTTTTCATATCTGAGTTCAGGAAATTCCGGGCTTTTACAAGGGCATGACCAAGCTTGGCAACTGTTCCTGTTAAGCTATCAGTGTCTAAAATGGCAGCtctcttgacattctcaagcTCGTTGCTCAGACCGGATACCACCTGGAGACCAACGCTCCTTAAGTGCTCATCTGACTCTTCTGTGGGCTCAAGTTGATCATCGGACTTATGGATGGAGATGCTCGGGATCTCTTTGGCTGCTCGAGCAGCTCTTTTGCCTTCTGAACGGATAATCTCCTGGACAACAAAGTGCAACAATGTAGTTTTTCCATCTGTTCCTTTAACATCTGACAACTTCAGAAGTGTATCAAGCTTAAATGCTTGTGCGCCGCCGCGGAATGTTCCATCATTCATACGATTTCCAGTTTTAAGAACGGCCTCCAGGAGTTTGAGAAACAACCTGCTCTTTCGCAACTCTGTGCAGGCAGCCTGAGATGCAGACAACCAGAAGGCATATGATTTTTAGAAAGATTAATCTGACGGAACTTCAGATTTAATGCAGATTATGCTCAAAGAGATGGAAAGTTAATTGCCTGTTACAAAAGGTGTTGAATTCTTTGTTCATGAGTTTTAGAACATGAACTAAAATAACATATCCACGTGGCATGGTTGGATTTAAGAGGGCTAGCAGTTAGCAACTCCAATATGATCAAACTATTTCTGCTACTACTGCATAGATGTTCGTCTATGTTTGGCAGCAAAGCAGCTAGAGTCCAATAAACTAATAGAACAGTTTACGCAAACCACGAAAATATCTCAAAATTCTAATGGACAACCAAATTCTCTGCAAGAGTTTATGTGAGGAACCCTGAAGGAAGTTAACCTTATATGAGGACCTGAGCAACCTAAGTAGTGCTTCAATAAGGGTGAAAAGGATAAACTAATTATCAACAAAAGgttaaaaaatttcagtaCGCCTGAGCCTATATCATCAGCAATTCATTGTTAGTTAAGTTGCTCCCCACTCAGTAAGAGTAAGATGCAAAGGGAGAAGGGGCCAGTATAGATCCTGGACCCAACTAGGTTGTCTAGTTTAAtaatgttgaaatttttggttGCACGAAGTTCATTCAGTACTATAATTTACTTCTCGAAACAGTAGTAAAAGTTCATGCTCAGAAGTGTATATGAATTCCTGATGCAATTAGCACTTTAGCAGGTGGGTATCTCACCTCCAACACTGCAAAGGACTCTTTTAATGTTAACATCTCCTCTTGAAGAGTGCACATGAACAGCAACGATTCCAGCCTCTTAAACGCAAATGGAATATCAACCAAGACTTTCAGAAAGCGCTCAGCAGGACCCAGTTGAGAGAGTGGGCCACTATAGAGTCTCAGCTTCAATTCTTCTTCAGCTGTAGGCGCCATTTTTAATAAAGTTTGAATAAGTTCTGAAGGAAGCTCATTACCTGATTCAGCAAAAATGGTTAGCTGTGTTTAGACAATACAGGATCTACACAAAGAAATAGCATAATTCAACTCCAAGAAACATCATCTCAATGATGAGCATATACCACTATATCACAAATGTTATTGATTACAACCAAACAAATTGGTCCATTCATACATTGCAaaacaatttcatattttttaagcaGAGCACTCACCCATTCATGTTTTATTCAAAAACTTTGGATTAGTCCATGTTTTAGCAGCTTTTCTTTCAAGTGTATGTAGGTGAATTAACAGTAATTTGAGGGGGGAATATTCTAGTTAGGTTCATTTGTTATTAAGTTCCATTGCAATACCATGTGAAATGTCATAGATGAAGAAGCATGTTACATAGACCAATGAAGGATGCAACCCAAGAGACCTACTTCCTAACAGGCCATCCTCCTATGAGCAGACCAAGATGAGACAGATTACAAACAGTTGGTCAACATTAcatcacaaaacaaaaaacgCAGATATAGTCAAAGAAACATGACACTTGAGTCATTTGTGTTGTTCCGTTATATCCATACTGCAATGTGgccaaaagataaaaaggaTCGCACAGGTCAAGGCTAAAAGAGAAAAGTATCAGAATACCAGCGGCACTCAGGAgctcacaattttttattattgtgtaGTTTGCCATATTTCAAAGAAGCCAATCGTATAAACAATAAGTGGCAACTCTACAGAATGCATAAAGAGCAAACATCTCAGCTTTTACTCCCCTATGCATATCGGTGTCTTCATTCGTGAGGATAAGCATCACAGAGAACCACAAGGACATTCAAGAAACATCTGATAAGACACATAGAACGTTAAGCAACAATGGCAGGGGCGGCTGGGTTGGAGTTTGGCTTGCTGGTTTTCTTTGAGGccacatatacataatatatttttctcttgatatctatttcttcataaaattgattttgtctTTACTTAAAGTATAAAGCTACACAAAATATTCACTTCTATTTATGCTTTTCATCAAAACTACTTATCTACTCGTTTTGGAAGTTAGTTTCGTAATGAGGCATGAAAGCACCTGTATTCACAATTTCCTCTGTTCTACAACATTTCACCTTTTATGCGCCTAAGTTAGATCAATTGATCATTCTTTGACTCAATATATCCTTCTCTATAGCAAATAAGATGCCTCTTTGGATAATTGCCACCTCATAAGTGATCTTATAACTTATCTTCCAGAAACTGATATGTGCTGCATAGAATAATTCTACATGTTGCTCATCCTTACTTCTGAAAATTACGAATCCAACGCAAAAAAAAGATTTACCATCTTGTAGGGCATCACAGACTTCCTCTGTAGTCACATTTAAAGCTTTGAGTAGAATTGATAGATTTTGTGACTTTTTGGGatcaattatttgaatatattggGGTGGAACATCTTGGGATGTAGACTCTTTCTTCGCCTCACTCTTGTTCTTCTCAGTAGGGGCATAGCCAAATAGAGTTTCTATCATCTCTTCATTGAACCTGTTAACAAGAGCGTACTGTATCTATAAGAAGGTTTAACATACGAAATAAttaaggaaaataaataatcaggGGGAAAATGGACTTACTGGAACGACCCGGATTTAATCTGATGCCAAACCATTGATTGATCAGGGTTAGCCAATACCTTGTCCCAGAAGAATGGCTTCAATTTAGTTTTAGCAGTACCAGCCTCACTCTCTTCAACTGAAGTAGAAGTTGAAGGATGACGTGGTCCAGGAGGTGCAGGTCGAGGGGGTTTCAAGCCAATAGGGGGTGGCCGAGGTGGAGCAACACCAGTACCTGGAGGTGGTGGCGGAAGAGGACCACCTTTAATACCAGAGGGTATAGGAGGTGGAGGAGGTGGTCCAGGTGGCAGAGGGCGTGCGCCACCAGAAGAAGGCCTTATAGGTGGTGGCGGTGGTGGTACAGGAGCTGCGGGAGGGGGTGGTGGAGGAGCTGAATTGCCCAGAGGTGGTTTAGGGGGATCCACCCTTCCAGGAGGTGGCTTCAATGGAGGCAATCCAGGTGCACCCAACATTCCAGGTGGCATCTGTAAAGAATTTCCTGAGTTGGTGGCAGCAATAGCTGTGGTTCCCGTTGGAATATCATTTTTTGAATTGCTCAGAGAATGTGACTCCACATAGAAGTTTCCGCTGACTTTGCTGTGGTTCAATTTGTTCTGCAATGACTGATTGCCAAGCTTTTCTTCATTCAGTGAAGTCCCATGACTGAAGGACTTGTGTGAAGAGGCtaagaaaatgagaaacaaTAAACAGAAACAATGAGAAAATGCAAAATGGAACTTCAAGATAAAAATCATCAGGAACAAGATAATGTACCAATAGAATAGTCACTTAAGCTTAAGCTGAGAAGAGGACTCTCATCATTTCTACCCCGTCCAGAACCAGTTCCACAGCATCTCCGGCAGAAAAGGAAGAGCAGTGCAGCAATAACAAAGGTCACAGAAGCAGTCACGGTGACAGCAATAACAACAGTTTTCTTGCTGGTTTTCTGATTGCCTGACTGTACATCAGAAGCATTAGCAGAAGCATTTCCACTAGATGTAGGCTGCAAGTTTGAGGGGTCCAAATCTCTTGGGAAAAATGGAGGTAATGGAGGACTAGCTGGAACCTCAGTAGGAGATGGTGGAAGTGAAGGTGCTGGAGTAGGTGATGAAACTGTTGGGGAAGACCAGTGCCGGTTAAATAGAAACCCGAAATACCTGGTGTACCAAGAATCTAAACCCTTCTCTTCTCCACTATTCACAGGTCGGTAATGATTTTTTCCCCTTACACAATCTATAAGGATTTGATTAACCTGAGGGAGCAATACAGTGACTGTATCATGAATTTTTGTACTGGATGTCCAGCCAATCAAAAGCTTACTACCATCACTTGCCCTCTCCTCCATGAAATGCAATTCAACATCTTGTAATCTTTTCTTGGCATTCAACAACTCAGCCATACAGTTAACCCGTAATAATTCAGCCTGCAATAAGAAATTCCATCAGATTATGCATCACATTCTAGATCGCAGTATGCGTTATGGACATGTATGCTATATAGAAATAACAAGCATTCAAAAGTGTGCTCAAGCTTTCTCGTGAAGTGCAGGGAAGGCATAGGACACAGTGGAGAACCTTACAATGTCACGAAAAGTGCTCCTAGAGAGGTACAAAATATTTAGGCATGCATCAAAATTTCCATCAGAATTTTCACCTTTAACTTTTCCTCGACATCTCTGCAAAATGATAAAATCCATTCTCCCAGCACATTATTCCCGAAGTACAACAAAGGGATTTTAGAGAAGATAGGACTAGCGCAAGAATTTCTGATTTGTTCAGTTTTCCTTGATACAATCAGTCTAATATctgtttaaaaaaaacactagGAAAAGGATTACTAAATAAAGGAATCATCACATAACAATTATGATCATATCGTTCAACCTGATGTGAAGACAACTATGATCATAGGATCATATCCATCATAAAACCCTTAAAACCTCTTTAACTTCAACACTTGCGGAGAAAATAGTCCCCATTCCCAGATAAGCATTCATAAAACCAAGTGACAATGAGAGGAACGGCCAGCATCATCAGAGAAGTTATGCTAGAAAAGTGATGCATATTATGCAAAGAGCTTTCAGAAGCAGAAACACTAATTTATACTGAGCCGTCGCTTGACTACAATTCAAACTACATTATAGGataaaaagcaaataaaactAGTGTCTTTCCAACAGCAGAAGGCAACTTTACATGTGAACTCATGAACAAGATCAGCAATCATCTTCTACAATATATACATCCAAAAAACAGTAGAAGCATCTGAAGCTCAGCCAATATATCAGGAAGAAATCTCTCAATGCACATAAAGTAGACTCAAACAAGAGTAAGAGCTATATACCATCTCCTGATTTATCACGCCTGACTCCAACAGATAAGCCAGCAAGGGTTCATGTCCCTCCCTCTTGCTTTCCACACCGGTTGCCAGCACAGCAAAActcagaaaaacaaaagccaAACAATAAAGAACTCCTCCCTTTTCTTGAATCCTCATCTTTCCAATTGTATAGAATACTTCTCATAGCATTAGATCAACTATGAAACTAAACTGGCACCAATGCCCTGTACTTTCCAATTGCCCAACTCCTAAAATAACATGAAAAGTTCAAATCTTTGCAAGATTTTTATACCAAACTGCACTCAAATAGTCTCCAAGAACAGCTTCCCAATGACCCAAACGCTGACTTCAACCAAAAATGTTGATGGCCCTCCTCAAAGTTTCCACCAAAAAGCTCAAAAGTTCGTTCAAATCTCACTTCAGAAGAGGCAAAAAACTgcacaaacaaaaaatgcgGACAAAAACCCAAGAAATGGGATGCTGAAGCACTCAAAAGACGATAAATTCTTGAATCGAAGAAGAGGGATGGATTCCTTAACTTGAGGGGTTTTGATTGCGTGAGAAACAGATCCACCAATGGGCGTCAAATGTGAAAAAGTAGAAATGGGCAGAAACAGCACAGCGCGTGAGTTGACCAGGAAAATTCTTCAGTAAATGCATTTCCATTTTCCTGTGTGCTGAGGTTTACACGAAAGCTGACAAGTTTTTTCATCACTATTTTTATacccttttcttgtttcttttatttgtgaGTTTCTAGCTGCACCGAATTTCCAGCTAATCAGAAATTTCCCcccttttgatttcttttttttcttcggTTTTCTTACAGCTACGAGAGAGGGGCACGCGAAGAGGTAAGAGGACCGTTATTTCAGACAAAAATCTTGAATTCAGGATAATGTTTTCAAAACTTCAGCTTGTTTAATCagataatatttctaaattatttggaGTAAATcgattatattataaattttaatttatcagtatttattattaattctgACATCATGATCATATAAACTCAATTGCTCCAATTGCAATGAGCTTCATTGGCGAAAAGTTTTTCAATTGTCCATTCAAAAATTCAGTATCCCACAAATAAAAGAatcgaaaaatatattttacaaattttattatgaaatgaCAGTAACATATTAATTTGCTTTGGTGGTCGGTACAATTAAAACTTCGTAattagatattataaattcGAGCCCCACATCAGTGttttctatcatttttttacttattttgattgaacaaatatttcaatttaaaattattaatatatttaatcagttaaattcaaatgataCAATAAACTAATcttaaaaacaacaaattgcGCATATGcctaaacaaaaattggtGCTTCCAAATTTGACCACCATGGTGGAAGGGGTCCAAATGAGTTATCTAATTCGGGTGGGAAATTTAacataacaatattattacaatcattccATGTCTGCTAATtctttatgtaataaataggGAACCATCAGTAAGATCTcgtttaattaataagattgatatttcataatttaaaaattatgaattgaagtaattatttatttatttatttcattaattgtcattaatatatatatatatatatatatatagggagtAGGTATGTGATATGTGCGGTAGTGTAGCAGGTTCATCCGACTACTGGTCATTGGCTATTGATTAAACAacattaatgatagatggatggaaAAGCATATGGgcagtataaaattattctctGGCTTGGCTGCTTTTTGGCTCTCAttacaataattgaaatgAAGCAGTGACGGGCTTTATTGCGCTAGTGCTTCCACTTCCCCACCCAATAATTGTTGCACTGTGATTGTCTTGTTCATTAATCCATTTAGGAcagattaatatattatttactaatttcaaattttttttattataaggctgactatttttttttttatttttggttgacTCTTCCACATGTGTGTTTATTTAGATTGgatgaaattattgattatttgtaaaaattactGTATTGGCTcgagaaaaaaacaaaatctcgTGTCTTGCTACGCTAGTGAATTTTTGAGGTTGCGTACAATTCTATCTTCATTTCAATGAAAGAATTCATATGTCTCTCCCAACAAAACCTTGCCCttgtgtttgttgtttgtttttgtggaaGATCGACAAGTTTAATGATAGCAATATAGTGGCTGAAGAAATAAATGATCGAAGATCTCGAAACTGTAaatgaaacacaaaaaaagatttttgagttatgaaaatatttatttaattattttaattattaaaaaataataaataaaagaaaaaaatgggaaaaatatgaagacacATTGGACAAGTGAGAGAAATATatggaataatatttttattttttatgcatatttattttattatcaatcagTAATATTATACGTTCCAAAAGTTTGAGAAAGCATCTTGAAAAATTGGAGGGTTCACGTtcaaattccttattttccaacaaaaatattatatagacaTGAGCATTGTGTCTTTATGAGCACTTCCGTGCGAGTTATAAGATGGAGGGACGTTGATGTTTTTCAGGAACGCCCTGTGAATTATCTTCCCACAAGCATCAAAATCGGACAAATGAACTttgggacaatgcactctctcctgtcctgttatcgctcttatttcaataaactctttcatatcaggtaaacaatacccataatgagcataaaatattgcggaactatggtgacattctgcacgagaaaaaaacttgtgtagatagaaatgaaaacttaaaaattgaaggagaatgacaaatgtaacaagacggaGATGACATTCAtcggcgcagaagataaaatcaacacttcacttcttctatgttcaaaatggaagtatgACATGTCCTACCGtgacatacacacacacacctcatacacacacacacacacatcatacacacacacacacacaccacacacacctcatacacacacacatcccacacacacacacacctctcatacacacacgcgtacaccccccacccccccaaaCACCCNNNNNNNNNNNNNNNNNNNNNNNNNNNNNNNNNNNacacacccacacacccacacacccccacacacacacacacacccatcccacacacacacacacacacacacacccatcccacacacacaccccacacacacatacccacacaccacacacacaaaaaaaaatacggaaactggataatattaatgacaaaatcattgcccctaatacaattatatatataaaacacactgaaaaaatgttacaatcttctttgctccaataatagcactgggttcaaaagacacgcaatagttaagctcttcttgacgTCCCCAGGCAGGCTACCCACAAAacatcgaatagcaaccaacaagtaaaacaactctAAACTCACAAATGCACTAAACAaatgcattgtccactaagctaaagtggttttcatcaagaagctcatcaatcaccaaattaaagattgaatagggcaTAAACTACTGCGAAACTAtagtgacatcctgcacgaaaaaaaagtttgtatagatagaaatgaaaacttagaaattgaaggagaataacaaatgtaacaagacacaatggcattcgttggcacagaagataaaaataacacctcacttcttctatattcaaaattgaagtaaaacatgttctatagacacacacacacacacacctcatacacacacacacacctcatACACACACGCGCGCACctccccacacacacacccccacacacacacacatatacacatacCTATCGCACAAACacacccacacgcacacacccatcccacacacacacccacacgcacacacacacacacatcccacacacacacacacatacacacacccacacacacacacac
This genomic window from Sesamum indicum cultivar Zhongzhi No. 13 linkage group LG12, S_indicum_v1.0, whole genome shotgun sequence contains:
- the LOC105175140 gene encoding formin-like protein 5 isoform X2, which gives rise to MAELLNAKKRLQDVELHFMEERASDGSKLLIGWTSSTKIHDTVTVLLPQVNQILIDCVRGKNHYRPVNSGEEKGLDSWYTRYFGFLFNRHWSSPTVSSPTPAPSLPPSPTEVPASPPLPPFFPRDLDPSNLQPTSSGNASANASDVQSGNQKTSKKTVVIAVTVTASVTFVIAALLFLFCRRCCGTGSGRGRNDESPLLSLSLSDYSIASSHKSFSHGTSLNEEKLGNQSLQNKLNHSKVSGNFYVESHSLSNSKNDIPTGTTAIAATNSGNSLQMPPGMLGAPGLPPLKPPPGRVDPPKPPLGNSAPPPPPPAAPVPPPPPPIRPSSGGARPLPPGPPPPPPIPSGIKGGPLPPPPPGTGVAPPRPPPIGLKPPRPAPPGPRHPSTSTSVEESEAGTAKTKLKPFFWDKVLANPDQSMVWHQIKSGSFQFNEEMIETLFGYAPTEKNKSEAKKESTSQDVPPQYIQIIDPKKSQNLSILLKALNVTTEEVCDALQDGNELPSELIQTLLKMAPTAEEELKLRLYSGPLSQLGPAERFLKVLVDIPFAFKRLESLLFMCTLQEEMLTLKESFAVLEAACTELRKSRLFLKLLEAVLKTGNRMNDGTFRGGAQAFKLDTLLKLSDVKGTDGKTTLLHFVVQEIIRSEGKRAARAAKEIPSISIHKSDDQLEPTEESDEHLRSVGLQVVSGLSNELENVKRAAILDTDSLTGTVAKLGHALVKARNFLNSDMKNVPEENGFHQTLRSFVQNVEVDVRWSLEEEKRIMAMVKSTADYFHGNSAKDEGLRLFIIVRDFLIILDKVCKEVKNAPRKPSRTSRSEDTAVTPDPRKTLSSDPRQLLFPAITDRRIDTSSSDEES
- the LOC105175140 gene encoding formin-like protein 5 isoform X1 encodes the protein MRIQEKGGVLYCLAFVFLSFAVLATGVESKREGHEPLLAYLLESGVINQEMAELLRVNCMAELLNAKKRLQDVELHFMEERASDGSKLLIGWTSSTKIHDTVTVLLPQVNQILIDCVRGKNHYRPVNSGEEKGLDSWYTRYFGFLFNRHWSSPTVSSPTPAPSLPPSPTEVPASPPLPPFFPRDLDPSNLQPTSSGNASANASDVQSGNQKTSKKTVVIAVTVTASVTFVIAALLFLFCRRCCGTGSGRGRNDESPLLSLSLSDYSIASSHKSFSHGTSLNEEKLGNQSLQNKLNHSKVSGNFYVESHSLSNSKNDIPTGTTAIAATNSGNSLQMPPGMLGAPGLPPLKPPPGRVDPPKPPLGNSAPPPPPPAAPVPPPPPPIRPSSGGARPLPPGPPPPPPIPSGIKGGPLPPPPPGTGVAPPRPPPIGLKPPRPAPPGPRHPSTSTSVEESEAGTAKTKLKPFFWDKVLANPDQSMVWHQIKSGSFQFNEEMIETLFGYAPTEKNKSEAKKESTSQDVPPQYIQIIDPKKSQNLSILLKALNVTTEEVCDALQDGNELPSELIQTLLKMAPTAEEELKLRLYSGPLSQLGPAERFLKVLVDIPFAFKRLESLLFMCTLQEEMLTLKESFAVLEAACTELRKSRLFLKLLEAVLKTGNRMNDGTFRGGAQAFKLDTLLKLSDVKGTDGKTTLLHFVVQEIIRSEGKRAARAAKEIPSISIHKSDDQLEPTEESDEHLRSVGLQVVSGLSNELENVKRAAILDTDSLTGTVAKLGHALVKARNFLNSDMKNVPEENGFHQTLRSFVQNVEVDVRWSLEEEKRIMAMVKSTADYFHGNSAKDEGLRLFIIVRDFLIILDKVCKEVKNAPRKPSRTSRSEDTAVTPDPRKTLSSDPRQLLFPAITDRRIDTSSSDEES